In Camelina sativa cultivar DH55 chromosome 17, Cs, whole genome shotgun sequence, the genomic stretch TCTTTGGCCTGTTTTGCCTACACGAGAGAAGCAGACCATGATAAATTTTTCTAGTACAGGGATAGTTAAGGATGTGACTCGCACGTTATACATTAATATGCAGCAGGAACCCGAAATGCATAACTGGGGTTCCTCAGAGATTACCTTCAGTTCTGCCAGCTTCGCTTTCTCCAAAGCTTTTTGCTTCTTCAACTCCTTTTCtttattctacaaaaaaaattcttaacaGATTACTTTTAAAGTTGATATTAcactgaaaataaataataactgaAGTCCAACACGATATAatgaaatcaaaagcaaaaaccaaaataatattcaCCTAACTACTAACTCTCACAACaggaaaaacaaatgaaacgTAAGGCATTGCATTCAAAAGTACCAAAAGAAGCATAAAGCCATAAACCATGATGATAAGAATTTGTGGAAAGTCTACTCAAACTATTAAAGTATAAATGTAAAACACTTCTTCGGGCTTCTCTAACTCTTCTATCTTAAAAATAACTTAGGCATTTCTATCATCTGTCTACCACTCTCACCAATCCATTTTCCAATTAGGCATTTCTATATGAAAACATTACTCACCACAGCTAATTGTATTACTATCGAATCACTCTACACACACCCTTGATTGAACAACAATCTCAACCACAATCGTCTATGAGATTCTAATTGTTAAAATCAAGCTCTACGAGAAAAAACAACAGAAGTCAaaccttctcttccttcttcttcttccgctcAAGCTCCTCCTCTGTAAggatcttcttctctgattcgGACTGcgaattaacaaaacaaacattcaaTTCTCAGAAATCTAAATCCGGTGATAATCAACGACGGTGTAAGACAATCGGAATACAAGCGTACCATGATTCTGGAACCGTGAAACGAACGCAGTAGCTGATTCGTAAACGCCGGAGATAAGAAGCTAGGGTGGTGATGAGAACGTGCACAAGATACAAATAACGGCTTAGCTCTTCTGAGGAAGAGCAGTGACATAGACAGCAACAAAAAACCTGCTAGGGCTTATTGAATTTGCTTCTTTTGACAGTAtcgaaccaaaataaaaaacctGAACCGGAAAAATAGATAATGATCTGGGTTTGTCGGCCCAGTGGGCTTACGAAGATCCATTGAAGAGGAGATGTGTCGTTGACCGTTGACGAAACAACTAATGTAACTTCTTCTCAAGATATGTATGTGTAAAAAGTACATTACTACTTCAGAGTTCAGACCAAACAGTCAATAAAAAATTCCTTGTGACTAAAAAAACCAGAGACATGGTTTGGTCTGGCTGGTTATTCACAACATCTTGTTTAAGATTTAACTCTCTTAAAACCATAAAGATCActtgggatgaagaagaaaggattCAAAAAGGATTTTTTATGGTGTGAGAGTGACTCAGCTAATGATCATCTTGTTGAAGAATTCAGCTTGCTCAGGAAAGAATTCCAAAAGCTCGTCTTTGGTTACCCACACAAAATCCTCGCAGTTGCTTATGTTGTATTTTGATGCTGCTACTACACTGCATTTGAAGAAGAACCTCTACACaacatcaaaaagaaaaagaaccaaaaacagaaaaacccCATTAACTTCAAGATGAGACTTATTCGATAAAATCTCTAAAGCTTTGTTCTTGGTTATTACCTTGTAAGATGGCAAATCAGGTGTTTCTTCTGTAGGTTGTATAGCCATGTGAGCCATTGGAGCATTTCCTACAAAGTATGTGTGAGTGAGGTCTCCTAAGACTGACTTCAAAGCGGATTCCGCGCACTGCAAATACCGAATTCACATAATAACGATAAGCAGAGGAAAGATTTCTCATGgtgttatggaaaaaaaaaaaaaatagaggcaTCAGCATCAAACAATCACCTTGCGAAGAGTTGGCTCAGAATCATAGACTTTCTCAGGGAAATGCCAGACAGGTTTGTCACTAGTAGCTCCAAATGGCTTGCCGAAGATGAGAAGATACAACTTTTTGTCTAGAGCTCTATATAATGACCTATATAATAGCAGCATTGTTCCAAAAGTAATTATCAATCTTCAATACAACACCGCAAGAAACTTTAAGAGGTGCGAACAACTTACTTCCTATCATTTTTCTTGTCAGCCTCTGTAATTCTAGGAGCAGGTACGTAGTCCATTTGGTATTCACCCTTGGCTCTGTGTTCACGCATCAAACCAAAGACAATTAAAGTTTCATGGAAAAGTAACAGAACTTTCACTACAGTTGGAACAACTTTAAACTAAGCAAGAAAATAGTCACAGAACCTTCACTATACATCTACGAGCATACAACAGTTCTAAACTTTCACTACAGCCAAGGTAGTCCTGCTCAGGTTACTCCATAACTAAGCACATGTAACTCACAGAGCTATAAAGAAAAACGCCGATCTTACAATTCCTAGCTATATTCATAACGAAGATGACCCAAAGTTAAATGAACAAGAAGCCGTTGAGCAGATGATAAGCTTGGAGACATCATGATgtcaaaaaagacaaaaagcaaaaacttcTACCTGTTCTTAGCAATGTCCAAGAACTCATCTGGGTATCTACGACGAAACTGCTGTTGCCAATTGAATCTGCAACAGATCAACCAAATCAAGACCAAATGTTTCCAGTAATCAAAATCAGGTAAACCATActgtaaaaatcaaaacttttcacTGCTCAATGACTCAATCATATCTGATTCCACCACATATAATTCGAGTTCGACCACGTTTTGCTCTCGATTACTCATCATTCCAAAGCCAAAGCAAAACAGAAGAGAAGCAAGCAAGCAAGGAGAGGGATTTACTTGAACTCCTGGAAAGCGTAAACAGCAGGATCCGGTTTGGGTATGACAACACGCAATCTCTCAAAAAGCACCGAAGCTACGATCTTATCAGAGCTCGTGCAAAACCCTCGCCTGCTCTCCAAGAGAGGCTTAGCTAGTAACCGCAACGATGATCTCTGCATTTCTCAATCTCAACCCAGAAAACGAAATCGGATTTGGCTAGTGATAGAGAGTGTGAACGCCGGCGCTTTGAGCCTGAGGGTTTTTCGATGATACTCAATCCCCACGACTGATCCTGAAAGGAATGAATGGAACCCAAATCCGGTTCGATTTAATAAAATCAGAATCcggtttgttttaataaaattggATTTACATAAATGGCCAGACTTAACCATGTGATCCGGTTTGGTCTTCTTAGGAGAACAACGGAGACAAGTCGAGAACTATACAGAAGAACGGTCCGTGACAACACTTTCTAATGGattcttttgaaaatttaagcagttgtgtttatgtttttaagtGTAGCCCTTGACTTTTTTTAACAATGGCCCAGGTAGAGTTTCAAAAGGCAAACAAATCGAATGGGTCCAAGTTATTATAGCAACAGACAAAATCTTCGACTGAGGCCAAACCTGAGCTTTCAATCATCACCGTTTGATTCACTATAATTACCCATCGGCGATCGCGAACCGTCCAATGTACAACCGAACAAAAAAACCATGCAAAGACAAATTAGATATAGCACAGCTTTGGTAAACACAAAAGTTTCCTAATCTGTTTTTGAATAATACTACTGTATAAATTTTATAGAGGTATCAATCAATTGATAGCAGTCTGATTTTTCGTttgagtgttttgttttttttatcacaactaGCGTAGTACGTTTTGTATCGCAGTCTTAAGTTTCTGGAACGTAGAATGAGATTCTGACAAAATATTGTTTCAActaattattactattttgtttGTGACTTTGTTCGAACTTCGACGTGTCACGTATactctatcaaaaaaaaaaaaaaacaaaaactacttGGCTAAAATCTACCCCCACTACCACTAAATGGTTTCTGCttaaccaaatatataattgatatatataatctcaagattctctaacaacaaatatatattttttttttaaatctactCGGACCCATAAAAGAGGATTATATATCATGGATCAATGATCAATCATACCGTTTGAAATTTCGAAATTGTATCTAATACTAAATATTGGATTTCGTATTGGTAATGTTTCCAGTGCTACATACTTAAGTACGTATGAAAAGGAAATGGGTGGTTTGTAGTTATAGTTTTAGAAACTTAACCATTTATATTTCATTCACTGCTTAGTTCAAATAAAAGCACTATGTGAAAGAGACGAAGGTTGATCAACTTATGTGGTTAGCCTACACCTAATTGGTAGTCATGCAGAATATGAAAATCTTGTAACCAAAAAACATAGTTGTAAACTGAAAAGGTATCATCACAGTTAATTGTCAAGAAAACCATGTAAGTTGCGAATTTGCAATCATCAAATTTGACCAGTTGTATATTGTAGTAATTTGTAGAAGGCCTCGCTCAATATGTGTGTACAAGTGTTGGACCATTCAAACCCgaattttaaagaagaagaccCCACAAATGATACGGCTTGCAATCTTTCTAATTTTTCCATTTGGGTCCCGCCGGCATGCATACATTCGTCCCCACTGAAAATTCGTATGCCGGCTATATGCATTGCAATCGAGAGAAAAAGcattctatatatatcttttgtcgCATTAATAAGTCATATAGAGAATATAGGGTAAACTACAAATGCCAAGTAATTTTCAAGTTTAATCTAGATATAGAAGTGATCATATTGGATTACAAGTTTAATCTAGATAAACTGAAAACATTCCCAATAGACTAATGTTTCTCAATTTATCATCAAGTTTTTAGTTGACTTAGTAATTTTTTTGGCAGAAGTCGACTTAATTAGTAACTATGATTGTGTTGTGTCCTATATTCTCATCGATAGAAATACATGGTACACAAATGacaaataatataacaaaaattgaaatgaaaGGTAGGTAATGATGGAGTAAACGTGATAGGATATGACATGACCCCACGAAGGGGAAGAATTGAAAGTTATATAAATCTAAGGAAAAAAGTACCTAATAATAGAAGAACAGGTTGTTCACCAAATCAGAAAGCAAAAATTTGCTTTGAAGAATATTATACATTACGGAGATAAAGCtgcaaattttgaatttctcttaactttgaacttttttttcgtTAACATGCATGACTTTGATAAACCAGCTTACCTTCGTAGTCGTACATCTCCTTCGATGTATTTATTACATGTTTCTTAATTTACATTGTAAACATTTATCAAGACAAAATGATTCTATGTAGAAACTTTTGGTTTTGTAAGCAGAATATGGTTGAATGTAGGATTACTGCAACGAAGTTTCACATTTCACTAATGTTATTGGTAACTAAATTACATTAGTGAAATGTGAAACCATAACTAAATTATTATTGGTAACTGATTTgatcgactttttttttttgcttatactTTCTTATGCTTGTTAAACaaacttaaacccgttttgtTTTAATCATGTTTCAAGTGTGTACGTATATTTCGTCTCTGTACACTATTAATTTGGTTAGTTGTgtaaagttatatatacattCACTAGTTAACTCAAAGTGGAGATTgggaaatatattataattggCGATAAGCAGCTTACTCGTTAGAAACTCATcacatatatgattattgatGATTTTATCATTCATTTAGTACATGTACaaaccacaaaataaataaaaattatcgtCTATTTGTTGTACCAACACATAACGCGAGTCAATCAGGTGATATAGCATGCACATCCaccattttctctctcttccatgAGTAACATGCATGATCAGCATAAGAACATAGACATCATGATGATATTTTCATCGCCTTTAGCCATTATTCAGTCCCCCATTTACCTAACCCCACTCAGATTTCAAAACTTAGTTTACATTTGTTCCATTTCTGTTTTACACTTTGGtcaatatcaatttattttccataGACATATAGTTTGTCTTTTGTACACCACCTTatcattatttatataatattgacAAAGCTTGTCACGTGGTACCCGAATAATTGTAAGAAACGTATTCACACTCTATGTAAATACTTCTGCACTCAACTACCTTTCTCTAGTAAATATGCACATTTTCTTAGACATGTTGTAAAACTATTAACATTATTACATAGCTCCAATTGTGGATATAAGATTAATTCTTGTAATGGGGGAGATTCGTTTGCTTAACATAACTTATTGTAATGGGGGagtaacaaaatcatatttaaaatttttgaattcttGTAAGAAATGCGGTTAAAAAATGAACATTTGATCACCATCTCACAAATAACccattaatatttatattactttgtatgaaataaatcctgatGGACACACACTATCTACCCATTATGatctctttatcttttctttaCAGTTGACTGTATTGAGTACTAAGTTTTCTCCTTCCAAATTTCTTCACTTCTTtagttatttttctcttttctcttttttcattttcatgctTTATTTGgatgatttaaatttattttaactttttactcACAACCCACCAAGATAAATAGGTAGCCACATGGTCTCCCCTTAATTCAACACATTCATAGTCAAATCCacaaatcattacaaaaaaataaaaaaaatgagtgaGCTTTCCTACTCTCTCCCCTCTTGGGATCTCCATAACCTTGGATCACTCTTCAACCAAAACTTCAATCTGGGTATAGACAACCACATATATATTACTGATCTTTTATGTATAACAATGTTAATATTTGTTGAGCTTGTTGGTAATATTCGTGCAATCAAAACTATACATgaattcttttttggtttttggtaaaaactattcttcttttttttgctagtAATTCaagaaattttcatttaaaatatacacaaaCAAGTATTAATGGAAGGAATTTGGTCATGCAATGTACTTGTATAGATGCATGGGGGCTCATTGATGAATCGCCGGAGCATATATTATGTTCGCCGGAGATGGATATCGGGGACGTTTCCACCGGATACCTTGAAGACGCACTCGTCGAGTTCAGTGGGAGAAGCAAACGGAGACGTCTCTCGTTCAACGGCGCCGAGGACAAACCAAATAACGATTTAGACCATTCTCaggtttttatataattacaactctgttttttctcaTCAGTCATTTACATTATTCgctatttctttttgtttttagtatgAAACTGAGTTGGTTAATCGTGGTATATAATAATGCAGAATAATTGGGGCCTGTCTGAGAATTATAGTTGCACGAGTAGTCAGTTTGCAGGTAGACCTACTTCTTTATTATTATCACCCATATTTGTTATtgtacataaatatttttttattattaaaataatataggaGTAGTAAtaactgaatatatatattttttaataaagtgaATAATCTTGACGAATAAATCCtcatttaacaaattttttcttataattgaaCAGTTGAATCTCCAAATTCTTCGATCAATATATGTTCAGGAGAAAAATCATCAGATTTTTCAAAGAACTCTTTCGAACCATCCTCGACCACGCCAAGTAAGCATTCTGTATTTTCTTCCAAAGTAGTGAATGGGATATTTTTCGTTTGCGTTTAAGAATATTTGATATCAAAGCTTTTGTTTCTAATCACATGTGAAGTGTATCTTAGCAAGTATAACCCTAGTTTCCTTTGGGTTGATAGTGGGAAAAAGAACAAGTTGTATCATATTTACTTTCTTAACACTCGGGTCCATATAAACACTTACTTACACACTTGTGCATTACAGAGAAGAACGAAAATGACGAGAAGAAGAGGGTGGTGTATCCATTTGGAGTGGTGAAACCAGGTGGTCGAGAAGAAGACGTAACCCTAAATGACATCAACAAGAGGATTCTAATGCCATCGGCTCGGCCGGTTCGACATCCGGTTGGAGACTATGCGTGCCGTCCGTGTGTCTCTGCAGATGGACCGGGTCTATCAGGCAAAGCCGTGGTTGCTTTCACGAAGATACAAACACTAGGGAGGGGCACAATTACTATCATAAGAACTAAGGGATGATATATGTAATATTGGTAACTAGGCGGGGTCGTTATAATCTGTACTATGGAGATGTGAAAATACATTAATCATTGGTTGTCATGTTTCAACATACTGTATTGTTGTATATATAGTGagaaagatttatatatatatgtatatgcatatatatatatatatatttttttttttctttccttttctaattCTTCTTACAAAAGTATTTAGAAACATTTTCATAAAGAATCAAGGTTATAGTTATACTATATCAGTCTTAGAAACTTACTAAAcgaaaaaaacttaagaaaaccaaaaaatatttctctttgttttttcttttaaattatcgttatatgtttttcttttctttttttgcatgtTCGTGCTTTTTGTTCTTTACCTCTTTTCCCCTAGCaaactcttttgttctttaataaaacaaatattcagTAGACACCAAATAAATAAACGAAGCGTGAAGAAGaattataaataaagatattaaagtaaaagaaaagaaatttgtaGAAAAGCAAGTACACACAAAAGGTTATATGATGTTACGCAACAAAATCATTGTACTTTCTTTCTTACCTATATGTTCAAAATCTTGATGATTATAGGTTATCAATACCAAACACAGTAAGTACAACAAGGaacgaaaagaaaagaaaaaaaaaacaatcaacaaaaatgCATGAAGCATCTCCCCTTCTTTGTAAATTTCGTAATGAAATAATATGGGAATGATGGATGAatataaacattatttttttatgtattcatAGTGAACAAACTAAACTAgagtttacttttaaaattccATATGTTTTCACTTGAACCAAAACTATTAGATAGTCATtcataccaaacaaaaattacataGTAAATGGatcaaatctaaatatatatatcagtttgccCACAGTCAGATCTCAGATACATGGCGTCATGTTTATGTAATGTTACGTTTGTCGGCATTTTCTGCAAGGGAAGGCAAAATTAGAAAAGCAAGCACCCGCTCGTACTCTCTAGTCAGTACAACTCGTAATGCTCATATAAGTGTTTAGCATGTGGGAAATCTTTTAACACATTCCAGGTGGTTTACTGACGTGGATTGCGTAATAATACTTGACAAATTGTTAatgctctctctttcttttttgttttctctagaTTTCTTCAAATTAAATGGAATATTAAGCACTAATTTATCTGTctttactctttagtctttaccaTTATATTTTTCCTCTCCAAAAGGGACCAAGACCATGGATGCTTTTAACCTTGGTGGGTTGGGTCCATGTCGGTAGACCATGGTTTTAATTAAACAATGTTgaataaacaatattattttgaatcttaataatatttcctcaatattttctataatatatatatcttgtaagAACAgaaaattttggaatatttgttaaaattcagtaattttttaaaaattaaatagttgAATTACAATCTCAAACCTGTAAAATTCAATAAATGTGTATCTTTaacttgtaaaaaatatttccaaattttctgaaacctaatttgaaaacaaaatgtctattaaaatttaattgaaGCTAATATACTGAATTAAAAAGCCAAAGACTTAACCTATAAACttacataattttcttattgtaTTTCCAGATGAATAAATATAGATCCTTAAAAGTAATTTGCctttaacaacaaataaaaagagagagagagtaaattTATGGTATGTAATCACATCacaataaaaatagtaaatatttatattcatgCAGTAATAATGAAGCCTCTTCAACCAAGCCCTGTTAGCCAAGCAGGCTTAGAGACTAATCCAGTTTCCTGATAGTCTTTTTGCAAAGGTTCTCAGGTCAAGATATTACCCAAATTCATCCTTCTTGGAAGCAGGTCTAGGACGGAGGCCTTCTTATGGATGGAGAAGCATCTTATATGGGAGAGATTTGCTCAAAAAAGGTTTGCGCACTCGAGTGGGGAATGGGGAGTCTTTACAGGTCTGGATGGATCCGTGGGTGGAAGATGAAAATATGAGACCCCCATGGATAAAAAACTCCTTGATCGATTTAAATCTCAGAGTGCGGGATTTGATTGATTTTCAAACAAGAGATTGGGATCCTCAGAA encodes the following:
- the LOC104755761 gene encoding uncharacterized protein LOC104755761; translated protein: MSELSYSLPSWDLHNLGSLFNQNFNLDAWGLIDESPEHILCSPEMDIGDVSTGYLEDALVEFSGRSKRRRLSFNGAEDKPNNDLDHSQNNWGLSENYSCTSSQFAVESPNSSINICSGEKSSDFSKNSFEPSSTTPKKNENDEKKRVVYPFGVVKPGGREEDVTLNDINKRILMPSARPVRHPVGDYACRPCVSADGPGLSGKAVVAFTKIQTLGRGTITIIRTKG
- the LOC104755760 gene encoding 39S ribosomal protein L46, mitochondrial, which produces MQRSSLRLLAKPLLESRRGFCTSSDKIVASVLFERLRVVIPKPDPAVYAFQEFKFNWQQQFRRRYPDEFLDIAKNRAKGEYQMDYVPAPRITEADKKNDRKSLYRALDKKLYLLIFGKPFGATSDKPVWHFPEKVYDSEPTLRKCAESALKSVLGDLTHTYFVGNAPMAHMAIQPTEETPDLPSYKRFFFKCSVVAASKYNISNCEDFVWVTKDELLEFFPEQAEFFNKMIIS